The Candidatus Poribacteria bacterium genomic interval AACACAGAGGCGCGGCGTCTGATCGCGAGCGGAGCCATCGGCGTTCCTCACATGCTGCGGCTGACGACGGGAGGCGGACTGACCAACAACGGAACCCACGCCATCGACCGCGCCCGTTACCTCTTAGGCGATCCGCAGGCGGAATGGGTGATGGGACAAGTCGAGCGGCGCACCGACCGCTACGAGCGGCTGGAGCCCATCGAGGACCTGTGCATGGGCTTGATCGCGTTCGAGAAGGGCTCGCGACTGGTTATCGAGAGCGACATGCCGGACGGTGGGCTGAACGACGGCGCCGCCGGGTTCGGCACGCTCCACGTCTATGGAACCGAGGGCACGCTGTCCATCGGCAATGAGCTGCGACTGCTGAATCCCGACGCTCCGGGGTGGCAGACCCTCGATGCGCCCGCTGACACGAACCAGTTCGAGGAGCTCCTCGGCTGGCTCGAAGGAAAGAACGAGCATCGGAACCAGGCGCACAACGCCCGCACGGTCGTCGAGATCATGATGGCGATGTACGAGTCGGCGCGCGCACGAGGGATCGTCCGGCTTCCGCTGGGGACGACGAGGTCGCCGCTCGTCATGATGATCGAGGATGGCTCGCTTCCGGTCGAGAAGCCCGGGAAGTACGACATTCGGGTGTCGAATCCGCCGCAGTCATGAAAGCCACGGGGCTTCTGCGAACCCGCGCGGGTTACCGCCCTGCTCGAGTACGGCTGGCCTGGGAGGCCTCGTATGGACGACTGTCCCACGCTTGATCCGAAGCTCAGCACTGTAGTCATACTCGGTGCTGGGGCGTCGAAGGCCTCCCGTTTCGGTCTTCCATGCATGACGGGGTTCTTCACGGACGAGTCGTTGCGTGCCCAGTGCGCCATCCGTGCTGTGCTCGATG includes:
- a CDS encoding Gfo/Idh/MocA family oxidoreductase codes for the protein MSDRYRVAVVGTGGIARTHAHGWINTKRCDVIAGVDIRAESVAKFADEFSIPSQYTDYEEMLAKESPDIVSICTWHGTHPDITIAAANAGVRAILCEKPMAVSLGAADAMLDAVAKSGTKLAVGHHHRYNHRNTEARRLIASGAIGVPHMLRLTTGGGLTNNGTHAIDRARYLLGDPQAEWVMGQVERRTDRYERLEPIEDLCMGLIAFEKGSRLVIESDMPDGGLNDGAAGFGTLHVYGTEGTLSIGNELRLLNPDAPGWQTLDAPADTNQFEELLGWLEGKNEHRNQAHNARTVVEIMMAMYESARARGIVRLPLGTTRSPLVMMIEDGSLPVEKPGKYDIRVSNPPQS